From the Lactobacillus johnsonii genome, the window TACCATTTTTCATAACCGCATTTTGAGTAATACGTAATCTTTGAGTATCAAGAAAGTCTGATCTGATTGTTTTCAAATCAGTAGGGTTAATTTCAGACATAATACAATCTCTTTTCTAATATAAAACTAATTGTCGGCATCCGGTGGGGTAAGCTTATTGTCTTCAGCAGCCTTAAAGACGGAACTTGAAACTTGTTCATCTGGGCTGTAGTGACGCTTAATTGGCATACCCATTGGGTTTTGATCCTTAGACATAATTTCAGTAGGGACATTTGAAGAAACTTTTCCTGGTTTATTTAATCCCTCAATTTCCCAAGTAAATGGAGCGAATTTGTTGCGTGGATCAACCCATTCAGGGTGCTTCTTTGACATGATAAAGCAGATAGCCAAGATTACTGCAACGAGGATACAGATAATTACCACATAAGTTACAGGTGAACCAACTTCTGACTTAACTTGTGCTGGTGGGTAAATGGCTAATACAATGCCGAATACACTGGAAATTAAGCCGATACCAGCTACAATCCAAGCACCAACTTTACCACCAGGCACTTTAAATGGACGTGGACGGTTAGGTTGGTCGTATCTTAATCTCAAGAATGTGATGAACATTAAGATGTAGTAGAACATGTAAAGAATGGTAATAGTCTGAGTTAAAAGAATAACAAAGCCTTCGACGTTTGGAATTAATTTAACTAGATAGGCAATAATTGTCATACCTGCAATTTGTGTGTACATTAAGTGAGCAGGCATGTGGTGCTTGTTCTTTTCCTGGAACCATTTTGGTAAGAAGCCACTACCACCAGCTTGTCCAAGCATGAATGATGGACCAGCCATATTGGTAATAACATTAGCCAAAACGTTACATAATCCAGCCCAAACAAGAACCATATATAACCAAGGCATTCCGATCGTAGCACCTAATTCTCTGAAGACAGTGTTCAAAGAATAGATAACATTTAATTGGTTTTCTGGTACGACCATCGCAATAATCACAGTACCAACAACGAATATCAAGAAAACTAAAATAATAGTAATAAAAGTAGCTTTGGTGAAGTCTTTTTCAGGGTGCTTCAACTGCTTAATGTGAGCGGCATTAGTATCAATACCGGTATATGAGAAGAAGACCCCAGCAGCTAACGCTAAGGTACTCATTCCGTTCCACTTAGGAATTAAGCCTTTAGGAGTCATTGGAATAGCAGGAGTGTGGCCCTGACATAACCAAACGATAGCCAAAATAATCATGATAGCTAAGGGAATAAAAGTACCAATTAAAACACCATATTTTGCGACATTACTAAAAGCTTTAACACCTTTAGTAGCAATAAATGTTAGGATCCAATATAAAATTATGAATCCAGTCATGATTAACACTTCGTGTTGTGGGTGTTGTGCAAATTGAACAGCCTTATCATACATTGGTGTATAGAACATGATCGTAGCAGCATAGCTTGGCTTCCCCATACCAAAACTAATCATGGTTTGAAACCAAAGTATCAATAGACAAGTTAAAGCCCAGCCTTTACCAAGGCCTTCACCAACCCATCGAAAGATACCACCACGGTTGCTCCAACCAGATGCTAATTCAGCAGCTACTAAAGCCGTAGGAATGAAGAAGCAAATGGCACCAATGGCAAAATAAGTAACAGCAGACAAGCCGTAGAAGGCTTGCTGAACGTCATTACCAATACCAGCGATAATGGAGACGTTCATAAGTGTTAATGCAAGGATAGAAATATAAATCTGTTTGACAGATTTTTTTTCTTTTTCCTTTGCATCTTCCATCATTGTTATCATCTCCTAAATAACATACGTTAAAGAAAAAGCCAGGTGAGAATCACCTAGCTTTTCTTTGATTAACTTTGTAAACGATCAGTATTAATGGAGAAACTTAAACGAGATAAAGTTAATTCACGCTTTACTAAGTTGCCAACAGTTTTATGAGTAAGGTCAAGAACCTTTTGTGCATTAGCTGCATTAGCCTTAGTTAAATATTGAATTAGCTTTTGTCCACTTAATTTTTCAGCTTCTAAATCAGTTTGATGAATTAAGTGATTGGTAAGCTGATCAGCAGTAGGCAAAAATCCATCTAATCCACTTAATAGAGATTTCATTTCGTTATAACTTGGTTGAATTAAAGCAGCAACAGTTCTTGAGAGCCAATATGCTTCATTTGGATCATATGCATCAGTAGTGTTCTCATATTCGGGAGCAGTGCCATTGGCATTAGCATAAAATGGAACATAAGGGTTAAAGGCCGTTGGAGCAAAATTAAGCCATGCAATACCAGCAATGCCTGCTGGAACTTTATTTCTGATTTCGAGAATGTGTGATTCAGCACATCTTGCCATAGAAATTGGACGGAATTTAGTTCTATCATCTTTTGGTGTGTTATCAGCTAATGGATCATAGATCGTCTCATTATAGTGAGAGCTAAGAACATAACCAACATCTTCACGTTTTAACTTACGATTTGGCTTGAAACTAAAATCTAGGTCGTTGCTGGTAGGTGAGAAAGCAATATGTCCTAAATAGCGTTGACCAAACCAAACACGTGGTGTGTTATAGCAACGATCACGTGAATTAGATGTACCAAAAATATGGCGGAAGTTAAATTCATCAGGATCAGGGTTAAGATTATTTTCCTCTACAAATTCTCTAATGCCAGGAGCCCACATAAAGCGACTACTGTCATCAAAGTCGATATCTTGTAAGGAAACTTGGTTGGCTATTACAGCAGCTTTGTCATCATCAAGTTTTTCTGCAACCCAATAGTGACCTGTTGGAATTTCCATATACCAAATTTCATCTTTGTCACTAAAAGCAATTCCATTTCCTTCATGAGAACCATATTTTTCAATTAATTTTCCTAGGTATTGAACACCATCGCGAGCAGAATGAATAAATGGCAATACTATACTTAATAGAGCATCTTCACCAATTCCATTACTTACTAGTGGATCTAATCCCAATACTTGAGGATTCCCATATAAGCTTTCAGTAGCACTCATAGCAACGTTTTCACTGTTGATTCCACATTCACCGAATTGACCGTGAATTTTATAATCAACAAAAGGAGCCATTTGGTAACGAAGTGCATTTTCAGGTAGAGGAATATCTAATCCTGTTACATATGAATGAAAAGTTTGCTTTTCTGATTTAGCAGGAACAACTACAAACTTTACTGGCACGTTACATACTTCAGCGTCACAATCTCGTGCAATAATTGTCGAACCAGCAATATTGGCTTTTTTACCAACTAGAACAGTGGTACATGCCATATATAATCGTCCTTTCTAAAGATATTTTTCTCTTTAAATTGGGTTCATTGCGTTCCAGTATGGAAGCATTACTGGTTCTTTTTCATAAGCAGCAAGTTGTTCGTCAGTTAAGTACTTCTTATTGACAACAGTTTCGTAGGTGTATTGTTCCATCCAGTCATTGCCCATAATGAAGTAACCTTTGTGACCAACTTTTGGACCCCAAGAGTTTTGAATCTTCCATCTAATTGGCTTGTCATCACGCATGTCAACACCAGAGATAAGCATTGCATGTGTTGGTAAACTTTCACGGTATTCAAATCTCTTAGTCTTGTCAGTACCTAACTTAATACCAAATGAACGATCCCAGTCAAAGACTTTTTCAGTTAAAAGACCAGCTTGTGGTGCCCATTCTTGAAGAACGTCACAACCAAACCATACAGGTTCATCATCTTTCAATTGTTCAATAGCAGTCTTTTCCATATCCTTCATTGAAACGTTGAAGTAACGACTTGGTTGTCCACCAACCATATTGCCAGAAATTTCAACTCCGAATGGGGTGTTGTATGGATACTTTTCACCTGGTAAGTTCATTAACTCAACATAGTCACCTAAGTTAATGTCAACGAACTTCTTGAAGAACTCTAATGGAGTAATTTGACCAGTGGTGTGGTATTCATTGTTTTCGTCACGGTATTCATAAGTGAATTTCTCTGGAGGAGTACCTAAAGCAATAGCTAATACACGGTAGTTTTCTGCGTTCATTTGACGAAGTACACTCTTCATCTTTTCATCAGATGCATCACTGTTAGCTAAATCACGTAACTTCAAAGCGTCCTTTTGTAACTTTCTGTCATACATACGGTTTAATTCTTGAGAGTTAGCACTAACTGCATCTTCTGGCATTTCTTCGATTGGAACAATACCGTACTTTTCGATTAAGTCGACTAGTAATTGCCAATCACCACCATCTTGTTGTGGAGTAGTAAGTAACCAGTTAACTAGACGGTCAGACAATGGACGATCAGCTGTGTTAATAATGTTTTGGTAGAAGTAGTTACCCTTTTCTAGCTTGTCGTAGAAGTAAACGTAGCTAGGTGACAATTCCATGTCCTTAATGTGGTGCTCTTTTTCAATGTGGTAACGAATGAAGTTTAAACCTGAGAAGTCCCAGCAACGACCAGATTGTTTTTGGTTTAAAACTTTATTTGAATCAACATCAATTGAGAATACAAATGGGTGAGAATTAATTTCACTTTGATTTGTAATTGATTTCTTGATACCGTTCTTCATTACGGCATTTTGAGTGTTACGATACTTTGGTGTATCTAAAAATTCTGATCTAACTTGTTTTAAATCTTCATTATCAATTTGTACCATAATAATCTCTTTTCTTTAAAATCGATAATCTATTTAACTTTCATCAGTTGAAATCTCGTTGTTTTCATCAGCTTTAACAATGTCGTCGGATACTTGTTCGTTTGGCTTATAAGGACGCTTGATTGGCATACCCATTGGGTTTTGATCTTTAGACATAACAGTTGTTGGGACGTTTGATAAAGCCTTTCCAGGTTTCTTAAGTCCTTCAATTTCCCAAGTAAATGGGGCAAACTTGTTATTTGGATTTACCCAATCAGTGTGTTTCTTTGAAAGTTGATATAAAACAAAACAAACTATCAAAACAACAGCAACTAAGGCTAAAATAACAGAAACATAAACTATTGGTGAACCAACTTCTGCTTTAACTTGTGCTGGTGGATAGATAGCAAGAACAATTCCGAAAACCGATGAAATTATACCTACTCCTCCAACAAGCCAAGCCCCAAACTTACCACCTGGTACTTTAAATGAACGAGGGCGGTTAGGTTGGTCATAACGTAAACGTAGGAAAGCAGTAAACATTAAAATGTAGTAAAACATATATAAAACAGTGATTGTTTGAGTTAATAAGATAACAAATCCTTCAACATTTGGAATCAGTTTTACTAAGTAAGCAACAACTGTCATTCCTGCAATTTGCGTATACATTAAGTGTGCCGGCATATTGTGTTTATTGTTCTTTTGGAACCAATGTGGCAAGAAACCACTTCCTCCGACTTGACCTAACATAAATGATGGACCTGCCATATTAGTTACAACCATAGCAATTGTGTTGAAAAGTAGAGCCCAAACAAGAACCATGTACAACCAAGGCATCCCAATTGTTGATCCTAAAATCCTGAATACAGAGTAGAGAGTGTATAAAACATTAATTTGTTTTTCAGGAATAATCATAGCAATGATTACAGTACCAACAACAAAGATTAAGAAAGCAAGAATAATTGAAATAAACATTGCTTTTGTGAAATCTTTTTCAGGATGTTTTAGTTGTTTAATATGAGCTGCATTAGTATCAATACCTGTGTATGAGAAGAATACACCAGCAGCTAGAGCTAACGTACTCATACCATTCCACTTAGGAATCAATCCTTTAGGTGTCATCGGAATAACAGGTTGATGCCCTTGGGCTACCCACACAATAGCTAAAATAACCATAACCGCTAAAGGAATTAGACTTCCGATAATAACACCGTATTTAGCGATGTTGGAGAAAGCCTTAACACCTTTAGTAGCTAAATAAGTAAGGACCCAGTATAAAATGATCCAACCTGTCATAATCAACAATTCATGTTGTGGTGCTTGAGCAAACTTAACAGCTGCATCATAGTTAGGTGTATAGAACATGATTGTTGCTGTAAAACTTGGCATCCCCATCCCAAAGTTCAAAATCAATTGAAACCATAGGATAAGTAAACAGGTTAGTCCCCAGCCTTTACCTAAACCTTCACCAACCCAGCGGAAAATTCCTCCGCGGTTACTCCAACCAGAAGCTAATTCAGCTGCAACTAAAGCAGTTGGGATAAAGAAACAAATAGCTCCGATAGCAAAGTACGTTACTGATGCAAGTCCATAGAATGATTGCTGAACATCATTTGCTATTCCAGCAACTATGGAAACATTCATCATCGTTAGGGCAAGGACAGATATATAGGTCTTTTTCTGTTGAGTTTTATTGTCTTCCATGAAAATACCCACTCCTTCTAAAAGGCAAAAGAAACTAACTAAAAAGATGGTTGGCTTGTGAATCTGTTTTATTAGCAACATCTGTTATTGATAATAAAGAGCGCTAGTAAAAGTTAGTAGTTCACATGAGTTTTCATCAAAATAGAAAGTTAGTAAAAATAAATAGATATTTATATAACGACTTGCAAGTTTGAATAATAATTATCTATTCGCCTATTAGGGTAGATGTTGTAAAGTAAAAAATCAAATAATAAGACTCGGTATGTTATTTAAAGGAAAATAAGTAATCTGAGTGCAATAAAGATTAGTATAGAGAGCATTTAACAAGTCTATAATATTAAAAAACAGAAATTATATAATTATATACTGGCAATAGAAATAACAGCATTACGTGCTAATAAACTATGAGTTAAAAGTATACGAAAAGAGCATGTCTAGGAATGAAGTTTAGACATGCTCTTTAGAAAATTATTTATCTTCGTATTGT encodes:
- a CDS encoding APC family permease, producing the protein MMEDAKEKEKKSVKQIYISILALTLMNVSIIAGIGNDVQQAFYGLSAVTYFAIGAICFFIPTALVAAELASGWSNRGGIFRWVGEGLGKGWALTCLLILWFQTMISFGMGKPSYAATIMFYTPMYDKAVQFAQHPQHEVLIMTGFIILYWILTFIATKGVKAFSNVAKYGVLIGTFIPLAIMIILAIVWLCQGHTPAIPMTPKGLIPKWNGMSTLALAAGVFFSYTGIDTNAAHIKQLKHPEKDFTKATFITIILVFLIFVVGTVIIAMVVPENQLNVIYSLNTVFRELGATIGMPWLYMVLVWAGLCNVLANVITNMAGPSFMLGQAGGSGFLPKWFQEKNKHHMPAHLMYTQIAGMTIIAYLVKLIPNVEGFVILLTQTITILYMFYYILMFITFLRLRYDQPNRPRPFKVPGGKVGAWIVAGIGLISSVFGIVLAIYPPAQVKSEVGSPVTYVVIICILVAVILAICFIMSKKHPEWVDPRNKFAPFTWEIEGLNKPGKVSSNVPTEIMSKDQNPMGMPIKRHYSPDEQVSSSVFKAAEDNKLTPPDADN
- a CDS encoding C69 family dipeptidase; translated protein: MACTTVLVGKKANIAGSTIIARDCDAEVCNVPVKFVVVPAKSEKQTFHSYVTGLDIPLPENALRYQMAPFVDYKIHGQFGECGINSENVAMSATESLYGNPQVLGLDPLVSNGIGEDALLSIVLPFIHSARDGVQYLGKLIEKYGSHEGNGIAFSDKDEIWYMEIPTGHYWVAEKLDDDKAAVIANQVSLQDIDFDDSSRFMWAPGIREFVEENNLNPDPDEFNFRHIFGTSNSRDRCYNTPRVWFGQRYLGHIAFSPTSNDLDFSFKPNRKLKREDVGYVLSSHYNETIYDPLADNTPKDDRTKFRPISMARCAESHILEIRNKVPAGIAGIAWLNFAPTAFNPYVPFYANANGTAPEYENTTDAYDPNEAYWLSRTVAALIQPSYNEMKSLLSGLDGFLPTADQLTNHLIHQTDLEAEKLSGQKLIQYLTKANAANAQKVLDLTHKTVGNLVKRELTLSRLSFSINTDRLQS
- a CDS encoding C1 family peptidase, with the protein product MVQIDNEDLKQVRSEFLDTPKYRNTQNAVMKNGIKKSITNQSEINSHPFVFSIDVDSNKVLNQKQSGRCWDFSGLNFIRYHIEKEHHIKDMELSPSYVYFYDKLEKGNYFYQNIINTADRPLSDRLVNWLLTTPQQDGGDWQLLVDLIEKYGIVPIEEMPEDAVSANSQELNRMYDRKLQKDALKLRDLANSDASDEKMKSVLRQMNAENYRVLAIALGTPPEKFTYEYRDENNEYHTTGQITPLEFFKKFVDINLGDYVELMNLPGEKYPYNTPFGVEISGNMVGGQPSRYFNVSMKDMEKTAIEQLKDDEPVWFGCDVLQEWAPQAGLLTEKVFDWDRSFGIKLGTDKTKRFEYRESLPTHAMLISGVDMRDDKPIRWKIQNSWGPKVGHKGYFIMGNDWMEQYTYETVVNKKYLTDEQLAAYEKEPVMLPYWNAMNPI
- a CDS encoding APC family permease, which translates into the protein MEDNKTQQKKTYISVLALTMMNVSIVAGIANDVQQSFYGLASVTYFAIGAICFFIPTALVAAELASGWSNRGGIFRWVGEGLGKGWGLTCLLILWFQLILNFGMGMPSFTATIMFYTPNYDAAVKFAQAPQHELLIMTGWIILYWVLTYLATKGVKAFSNIAKYGVIIGSLIPLAVMVILAIVWVAQGHQPVIPMTPKGLIPKWNGMSTLALAAGVFFSYTGIDTNAAHIKQLKHPEKDFTKAMFISIILAFLIFVVGTVIIAMIIPEKQINVLYTLYSVFRILGSTIGMPWLYMVLVWALLFNTIAMVVTNMAGPSFMLGQVGGSGFLPHWFQKNNKHNMPAHLMYTQIAGMTVVAYLVKLIPNVEGFVILLTQTITVLYMFYYILMFTAFLRLRYDQPNRPRSFKVPGGKFGAWLVGGVGIISSVFGIVLAIYPPAQVKAEVGSPIVYVSVILALVAVVLIVCFVLYQLSKKHTDWVNPNNKFAPFTWEIEGLKKPGKALSNVPTTVMSKDQNPMGMPIKRPYKPNEQVSDDIVKADENNEISTDES